The DNA sequence gttgaacCAAGTTGATTATATGCTACTTAGTGTAAACCTAGTTAAGAGATAGGTTTCGCCTACAGGACACTGACTACTCCAGTGGAACTCATAAAATGTTTGAAGTCTATAAAGGAGCATGCCTTCACTGCATCTGAATATCCAGTTGTGATAACTCTAGAAGACCACCTTACTCCAGATCTTCAGGCTAAAGTGGCTGAAGTaagtatttaattttatgttggtAATTCAGCGCCCTTGTTCTAATAATTTACAATCTTTTCACCAATTTCTAGATGGCCACTCAAACTTTTGGAGACATACTCTTTTGCCCTGGCTCAGAATCCTTGAAGGAGTTCCCATCCCCAGAATCGTTGAAGAAAAGGATTATCATTTCAACCAAACCACCTAAGGAATACCTCGAGGCcaaagaaatcaaagaaaaagaaagtgattcACAGAAAGGGAAAGCTTTAGGCGATGAACAGGCTTGGGGGAGAGAAGTCTCTAACCTAAAAGGCATACCTGTGGCAAATGACAAGGTGTGAAGCATAATTTCCTAGTTCGCTGATTTATTCAAGGTACagaattcttatttttcatttgctgACATAACATCTTCTAGCAGAATGATTTGGATGAAGATGATAATAATGAAGGGGAAGATCTTGATGATGCAGATCCTAAGTCAAACCAACATGCAGCACCTGAATATAAACGTTTAATTACCATTCATGCTGGTAAGCCAAAAGGTGGATTACAGGATAGTTTCAAGGTGGATCCTGAGAAAGTGAGACGACTTAGCTTAAGTGAGCAACAGCTTGAGAAGGCTGTACAGATTCATGGAAAAGAAATTGTCAGGTATTACACgatttccttttgtattttttttaatttaggtgTTGCAATAGATTTAATTCGTGCCTGTGGTGTGTTTCATTGTGTGTTACTAGAATGCCACCATTTTAGTATTCAAGCAAAAAGCCTCATTCAGCTGGTTTTCTTAAGTTTTGTTCTGTACTGCTTGGTGCAGAGAAGCTCAAAGCTATATGATATTCCGTATTGACAGACCTTGAGAAATAGTTAAATGACGTTTTAGCTTGACAAAAAAGCCCTCATCTCTTCATCAGATAGATCTTCACCCATGAAATTTTGACGTTCCCCTCAAATCTTCTCAACTTGGCCATTGAACTTCTAGTTTTTCTTTGATACGTTTATTTCCTGATTTTCCCTTACTGTAAATCTATCTAATTGCAAATTCAccaacatttattttatgggcacttacaattattttaccaatcaaaagaaaagtaatCCTTACTTGTTCCTTTTACTCTCTTCAAAGTGTTCTACCACGCTTGTGGAATGCCAAGTTGCATGAGAAACAGAATTATTTTGGGAGAATTATAGCGATTTGCTTGCCATTTAAGAAAGAAGATTGCTGATTTACCCATGTGGAGCACACTTTATGTTCTCTATGCCAACAACAGGAAGAAATGAGCTACTTCTTGttccaattcacaagaattgCATGGCTGGAGAATAATTGGGGTTTCAGATTGGAACAATCCAAGCAAGACTCAGGCTTCTAGGTCCTCTTAACCCACAAAGACCAAACCAGTATTACGAGGTTCCTATGTTGTTGCAAAAGCTCTTGCTTGAATCCAAACCACAAACCCAAGGAATAATAAGATGACAAAGCCACCCAATTTGCATTGTTGGATCCCTCTGCTTGCAAATTGCATCAAGTTAAGTATTGAGATATCAATTACATAAGGATACGGTTGCTTGGTGTCATTGCTAGAGATCATCAAGCTAAAACACTGCTTACTTGGACTAGAATAATCGATTCTTAGCAGAGGCCCTAGCTGGGAGATAGGCTCTAGAACTAGCGCAACATGGGTGCTGGAGTAATGTTCTAGTGGAAGGCGATGCAGCACTTGTAATGGAGCCCATTCTGAAAAAGGAGTTGCTGGCTAATGGGAGTATTGAGATTACAGTTTAACATGTTTGGTGGATTATGGGTACTTCTGTGTATTTTTATATGTCTAGCATCAGAATTCCAATTCTGCAGCAGATGAGCTATGTCAATGTGCAGTATTGGTTTGGTTTTCTGGTATTTTTAAGCCAGACCAATTCTCTGTGTCCCTTGATACGGCTCTCTTTGTTCCTTGGCAGTGCTTGATGCAGTAGATGTGATAAATGAGCCGAGATGAAGAACCAAATATTAGAGATCCTTCAATAAGTTGAGTCAATTTGGTggctagaatttttttttttttgtatgacaTAGTTTAAAGTGCTGATAGTCATGGTTAGGAAGGGCATCTTTTGGTGGAATGGCAATTATCTGGTTGAATGAAATTATTGCCTTAGATAGGAGGTCTCAGGCTTGATACTCAATGGTGgctcttatttttttaccctGCCGTAGCCATCATGTGATGTAGTGTTTTCTGTCTCCTGCAACTATCATATAGGTTATTTACAGTAACACATCAACAAGCTTTCATatgtaataatataaatttctatctgcttagaaaaaaataataatataaatttctaTCTTAATTGTTAAACAATTGAGTCTTCCCATGTTCTGATGATAGACTTGCTGTAGGTTTACCCAGCGAAATATTCTGAGGGTTTATCCAAAGGGTATACGCATTGACTCATCAAATTACAACCCACTGATTGGGTGGTCGCATGGAGCTCAAATGGTTGCATTTAATATGCAGGTTTGTTTGTTCTTTGTTCTTTATCTTTTGTCAGTTGGGAATATCTTGCTGTAACTATTCCCtttattgttagatcaaattgcctttccttttccatttttttttttttggggggggggggagtatCATTGAAGGAAGGTGTGATATTTAGCTTCTAACATTCTAGCGTGTCACaaacaaaattctaataaaataaaataaaaaacattctgCCGTATCACTGGTACACCTTATGTTCTGAAGTTATgagtaataattaattaattaggtattTGTATATGAAACTTTTTAGCAGTGTTTGCCTTTTAAATGGAGCTATTAGATAAGAAATCCGCACATGTATGTCTATGAGTGTGCATTTTATTTCTTGATAGGAAAGATTGGATTTGGGATTGGGTACTATGGTGAGTGTATGTGTGAGACTCTCTGAGCGGTGAATTAAATTTGGTCCTACTATTGATCCCTGCCTGTGAAAGATGTTCCCTCAAAGAGTTCTACATCTGCTAATTTCCATATGACAGGGACATGGAAGATCACTGTGGTTGATGCATGGAATGTTCAGAGCAAATGGTGGGTGTGGTTATATTAAAAAACCAGATTTCCTGTTGAATACTGGTCCACATAATGAGGTCTTTGATCCTAATGTTATATTGCCGGTGAAAAAGACTCTGAAGGTTAGGCTTCTGTCTTGATTTAGTTTCCTTGATCCTTTTGTGGAAGTGCTTGCTAtagtatatatgtattatgttcACATCTTGTCCAAGGGTTATAATTCTCTTGTTATTCAACAGGTGACTGTCTATATGGGGGAAGGATGGTATCATGATTTCACTCACACGCACTTCGATGCGTTTTCCCCACCAGATTTCTATGTGAGGGTAAGATGATTGAACAAAAATGTTATCATTCATACAGCTGCATTCTATTCTAGTTTGGCTTGTGGTGTAACCGCCTTCCTTATCTGCTACGATTCTGATAAATATCTTGAGTTACTTTAGTTTTACCTTAACGGTGGGTGTCTTGCCTTTTATTAACAAGTATAACCATGTAATATTGGTTGATCTTTTTGTTGCACCCACCCATTCCCCTATTCTCCCTGGTGCCCTTCAGCAACTCGTTATCTTTTTGAAATTCTTCCTTATTTGAGAAACGATCAATATGCATGCAGGTTGGAATTGCTGGGGTGTCTGCTGATACTAtaatgaagaaaacaaagacaTTAGAGGATAATTGGGTGCCTGATTGGAATGAAAAATTTGAGTTTCCACTGACTGTCCCAGAACTGGCTTTGCTTAGAATTGAAGTTCACGAGTATGACATGTCTGAAAAGGATGATTTCGGAGGCCAAACATGTCTACCTGTGTCCGAACTGAGAAGTGGGATTCGAGCTGTTCCACTTCATAGCATTGAGGGAGAGAAATACAAATCTGTAAAGCTTCTTATGCGCTTTGAATTTGTGTGATGCATTGGTGGTCCCAATCTATGGGCGGGTTGAAAGAAGGGTAAAATAATGTACAGCTTTTAACTGTTCTCGTCCCTTTTTTTAGGCAGTTTTATTGAGAAGATGTATATGGTTGTACTTGTTATACTTGACGCCTGTTTTGTGGTATTTATACATGTAAAACCTTCCTTTCTGTTCAGGGTTATGGTGTGCAAAACTGTAATGTATTTTCGTGAGTTATAGATTtccatgtgtatatatacatatatatatatattgtttttatttttttattttttataattaggtTCTTTCTAATTTAATACATTTTAGATCTTACTatcatatttattgtttttttttttaagtcttatTTTCTCGAGCCACCAATTCCCACCACTTTCCTCTTCCATGGAAatctttccatatatatatattggatacTCTCGTTCACCTCTGTCTGCCTCTGCAAACTGGGTCTTGAAGGATGGACTTGGGCGGATAAGTAGGTGCATCTACACGGCTATCTCAACGTCTGTTATCTTCACTTTGAGCATTGGAGTGGAGTTGTTGATTCCTGCATTTCCTGATCAATACTTCTTGACATCTGTTGCTATCATTGCCAAACAAATAAGCCTTTTTTAGCCACAAATACAGCTGTTCATCGAAGCTTTGCAATAGGAGATAGCCTTGGTGAAGTTTCCGCAAAGGCACGGATTCAAACAGTATGCTTTGATGACGGTTAATGCCATAAATAGCACAATAGAcaggaaaggaagaaagagtcattcccgaCTCACGTTGGTGATTTGGGTTTTGATACAGTACTCTTTGCgtttatttatgaaataaataataaataagtaaataaaaataaataaaagagagataAGATTTTATGTGGTTCGGCATAAAAGTCTACGTCTACGGGTTGTTAGGGGTACAATCTACTATATcaagtgatgattttataatgTCTCGTAACTTCACATATTGCTCAATACAATAAGAGAATTTAGTCTCAGGAGAATCCCTCTAGAGAATTGGTGGAGAGTGCATGGATTGAGTTCGTCAGATTTGTAGGGGAGCTGCTCCTTATATAAAGTTATTTCTTTGGAGTGATAGAGTCTAATTTGACTTGTGATATCTTTTCCGTTTAGGAGTCTGAGCCAACTTATTTGTCTTATCTATTTCCTACCTTATCTCTAGActttatcttttctcttagtGATAGATTTTTAGAGGATTTGACCTAGTCAATTTAATTCCTAACGATGACCTTGGCTTATTGCTTGCTGCACTTCTTAATATGTTGTCAAAGCTTTGCAATATGTTATTGGGTGCTTAACCGCATGCTCGAGTAAAGAAATGATacgagaattttgtgaataataataaattagtttataaatagtagtaaaatagtttgaactAAGtcgttttattgaatttttaaaaatgagagataaaattaaaatattaatacaacgAATTTGATTCAAATTAAAATGCAAGAGACATCATGCAACTTGGAAAATTGTGTGCCAGTATATTTTTCGCTTTCACGTACAATTGACATTAATGTTAATGTGATATACTTAAtgatcatatacatatataaaaggactaattaatatatcaaacaataaattaaaaggtcaaaactttatttaaaaacaatataaaaaccaacttgatttaaaaacaaacgagacaaataaattaacatatataagtcTACAGCTAGCCGAGTTCGGAACGAATCCTAGTCCTTTCCGGAGATCTATTAATTGTGATTTTGTTGGCATTAATCAACTGGTTAACTTATAAAAGTGAAGTCTTTTTCTTCAgataggaaagaaaaagattgttGAATCAGGTCAGTGATCATCgccaaatataattaattatttatatattctcagGTATTACTTCCATATAcggaagaaaaattctattcttaagcctcatacaccacacaccattctttttataatttttataattttattctcttatcaaatgtgtagtatatgaattatgaatagaataattcaattattttaagaataataaaactaaaagaaatttaaaaaaaaataaaaaaaaattatggtgtgtgatgtatgggcttatgaatagcaatgctctatACGGAATTGGTTCCACAGCCCGGCCtatattactctatatatatatatatatatatatatatccgcaTCCATAATTTCCCAGGGCACCATTCCATATTTACCAAGTAGAGAGTTCGAGGGAAAGAACGGCAACACAGAACACGATCTACGGCCGCATAGACAAAACCACGGCTCGTGATCTCCTTGTTGCCACTGCTGATCTCCGGCGATCTCCAGCTTGTTGCCACTTCGAACTCCTTTGCTTTTGATCATTTCAATGGAATCCCAGCCTGATGATCTTCCACCAGATATGATCTTCGAAATTTTAACCCGACTATCTCTGGAAGATATTGGGAGATGCAGGCTTGTTTCGAAGGCTTGGAACCTGACTACGTACGAGTCAATTTTCATGCAACAGAACTGTCAAAGAGCAAAAACAATATCCGGGTGTTTCATAGAAAGCTGGTACAAGTACTGCGAGCCGTCTCCTGAGTTCGTCTCCATCAACAACGTCTCGGATTGCGACCCTAAACTTTCTCTAAGATTCTTGCCCCCTCCTGTCAAAATCGAAGCCGCCACTAAACAAGGTATTCTGTTATGCATGAATGATTATCGAACAAGAAGACTGAGAATACCCGAGTATTATGTGTGCAAGCCCAGCACCAAAGAATGGCACCAGATACCGAATCCTAAAACTCGGTATTTTACTGAAAAGATGGCGATGTTGGTTCTAAGATCAAAGCCATTACGCTACAAGATAGTTCGATTTTCACAACCAAAGTCTCCGTTCACCAGGTATAAGTCTATATGGTATAAGTGTTATCGGTGTGAGATTTTCGATTCAGAAACATGGGCGTGGAAAAGACTGAAAGATGTGTTGTTGCCTGATGGCAAGTTCATTGGATTCGAGCCTGTTGTGTCTGCATGTGGTGTGCTTTACTCGCTTATGCCTGACAACGAAATCTTCGCTTTTCATGAAGATACAGAGAGTTGGACAACCTTCGAACTGCCTTTCCCTCTGTGCAAGAAAGATTATTTCAAGCACATGAAGCTTGTGGAATACAGAGGCCGACTTGGGATGCTTTGCATGGGAGAGAACTTTATAATGCAACTCTGGGTAATGGAAGGCCATGACATGAAAATATGGAGTAAGAGAGAAACAATAAGCATTGAAGCCCTTCGAGACGTGGAAACCCATACTACTCCTGCTGCCATGCTCAGTACTGGTGTTGCGCTAATGCGGGGATATTCCGCCGtagttttttatgatgttaaaaGTGGCAGGCCGTCCATTAATGTCTGCAAGGTGGGGAAGTTTTTCGATGCAATTTTTCCCTTCCAATCTGATTTAGAGCCGGTTcatttgaagaagaaatcctTTACAAGGGGTGTGGGCTCAGCTGGGGGCATGAGATTTCCCTTCCTATTATTCGTAGTTGTTCTTGCTTGggttttcttgtttatttgcAGTTATTTGGCATATTACTCTTAGAACCTACCTAGTACGTACGCAGTAGTTCTTTGATACAATTAATTAGTATGtgatatttcttatatatggTTTGAGGAATTTTAATTTGTAACTAAATATGTACGCACAGTAGaaacattaatttttgtataaatctataaaatgaCGTGGATTCATagaatttattagttttattttataatttaacgaatcacatcaatctatatatattaaatttatttttatgtaatcttttttgttttataattatttcgattataattttgaatctGATCAGTTGATCTACCCATTGATTTGTACaagaaagttgttttttttttaatgaaaagaaatatatgaTCTGTTTGAttagggcccgtttgttttcagagatgagatgagatgagatgagatgagttgagattaaagttaaaaagttgaataaaatattgttaaaatatattttttaatattattattattttgggatttgaaaaagttgaattgtttattttattttgtgtgggaatttgagaaagttgtaatgatgaggtgagatgagatgagatgagatgaaaagtttttgaaaaacaaacaaggcctaaatttcttgtgtgattttttttcttggaatctACTTTCTAGATACCTGGGTGCATGGGACAAGGAGGAGGAACACATGGACTCGGTCAACAAAATGAGCGATTGAACCAAACATCCAACGTATTAAATTTCTcatagaaataaagaaaaaatttaattataaaaaattctacgGATTAATATACGCatctatttaatataattgatcagaaaataaattttattaaaaataatattaatttaaatttaaaatataaaaataataatattaatacttaaattaatacgaaaatttacttttacttaacaaaacttaaaaataaaacttataagaAAACATCTCGATACGTATTTATCGTGTTCATGGGTTTGAAGAATCCACCGTCTGGCAGGGAAAAGCCCAAAACCCTCCAACCTACAGTAACTGTTCAGCCCAAATCTCAGAAGGGTGAAGAAGGAAACTTACAAAACATCTGAATAAGTACAACTCGAAGTTCTTCGATAATCGCGCACAGACGGAAGCAAAACAACGACGCCATCAACACCGACATCGGTGAAGTCTGCAACTCTTAATAATTTCCGAATCCCCAAAATGACCTCAACTAATGACCACCGCCAACAACCTCCCTCCGATTCAGACTCCGACTTTGATTCAGACACCGACCACGGCCACACTGGATCCCGGCCCTTCCGCCACACCGATCTCTCAAACTCCATTTTCAAAGCCTACTTCGAATCCACCAACCAATCATCACCTTCCACCTCCGACCTCAACAAAATACAGTCCTTcctcacctcctcctcctccggcGCCCTATCATGCCTCATTTGCCTGGAGCGCATCAGACCCTCCGACCCCACCTGGTCCTGCTCCTCTCTCTGCTTCGCCGTCTTCCATCTCATCTGCATCCAGAGCTGGGCCCGCCAGGCATCCGATCTCGCCGCCGCGCGCGCCGCCATACGCCTTTCCGTATCTCCGGAACTCGCCTCAGTCTGGAACTGCCCCAAGTGTCGTGTCCAATACACCAAATCCCAAATCCCTAAGATCTACCTCTGCTTTTGTGGCAAATTACAGGACCCGCCCAGTGACCCGTGGGTTCTACCACATTCTTGCGGCGAAATATGCGATCGCCCTTTGAAGCACAACTGTGGCCATCGTTGCTTGCTTCTCTGCCACCCTGGGCCGTGCCCCTCGTGCCCTAAGCTGGTGAAATCAGTGTGCTTTTGCGGTGCCGTTAACGACGTTCGTCGCTGTGGCTTCAAGAAATTCTTTTGTAACAATGTGTGTTCGAAGCTGTTGGACTGTGGGGTCCATAGGTGCACTGAAACTTGCCACGACGGGCCGTGCCCTCCGTGCCGTGCGCGTGGGGTCTACAGGTGCCAGTGCGGGAAGGTGGAGGAGGCAGAGAGGGAGTGCTGCGAGCGGAATTTTCGGTGCGAGAATCCGTGCGGGAAGGCGCTGGCTTGTGGGAAGCACGCGTGTGGGAAAGGATGCCATTTGGCTGGGGAATGCGGTGAGTGCCCGCTTCAGGGGAAGCGGACGTGCCCGTGTGGGAAGAGAGTGTATCAAGGGATGTCATGTGATGTCGAGACACCGCCACTGTGCGGGGCGACTTGCGATAAGACGTTGAGCTGTGGCCTGCATAGGTGCCACGAGAGGTGCCATCGCGGGCTCTGCATTGAAACTTGCAGGATTGTGGTCGCCAAGTCCTGCCGGTGTGGGAGCCTCAAGAAAGAGGtactttctttcttattttttgtctttgcGCTTTGGTTGTATGGATTTGAAGAATTCCTGGAATCTCAGTATGGGAAAAATGAAACTGAAATTAGAATAGGTTCCTTGCTATCAAGATTTGCTATGTGAAAGGAAGTGTCAGAGAATGCGGGACTGTGGGCGCCATGCTTGTAAGCGTCGCTGCTGTGACGGGGATTGTCCTCCATGCTCAGAGGTGAGTGTGTATGGTTATTGTTGTTGCTTCGTTTTGTAACAAATAATCTCTgattctgtttttttcttttcaaattacTTCCAGGTCTGTGGCAGGAAGCTACGGTGTAAGAACCATAAATGCCCTTCTCCATGCCATAGGTATGTCATATGCACCCTCTCCCATTTGCAGTAACCAACATGTGATGGTGCTGCTATCGTATGGTTCTCTGGTTTGGAGATACTAACAGGAAATTTGTGGGGGTGGGGTCTCTATGGTTTAGCCAATGAGCTGGACAAATAAGATTTATACTCAACTTTAGCTATTACCGGCTCTGGGAATTTTTAGCGTAGGTTCTGCAATTGTAAGAAGCTTTTGGTAGCTATAATTTGTGTAATCCTgaattacccataaaaaaaaaaaattgtgtaatcCTGAATTAATAAACAGAGGCATTGTATGATGGTAGTCAGTTTTGTTCTTGCAGAGGTGTCTGTGCTCCCTGCCCAGTGATGGTGACGATTTCATGTGCATGTGGTGAGACACACTTTGAGGTGTGAGTTTGATCTTTTGGATCCTGTAGTTAGTTTCTTATTTGGGAGCTGGTTTTCATCTCAAGCTGTACTGAATGAAGTATGGGGAAGTTGGGAAACATATTATCTTCTGTTATTACTCAAATTGAGGGCCCAAGAGCCCAATTATTCCATAGTTATGCTGTAGCTGACCCCTTGCTAGTGTTTGTATAgcatgtgcattgattgcaTATACTAACCTtataaatgtataaataacGCTGCCCCTTCTATAATTTGGTGTTTCCTTGAAACTCCAGATAagcttttgtatttttcatgcGTCTCTGATTGATGGTATCAATTGGCCATTTGCACAGTTTTTCTTTGTGGTTCCTGAAAATGCAGGTTtcctttttatgaaaaatttggaaagaaaacaaaaagaatttccTGCAACAAATGCATGATTGACAACCTTGATTGAATACTCTCATGGTTTCTGTACTAGGTCCCTTGTGGTACTGAGGCAGATCAGAAGCCTCCTAGATGTCCCAAGCCATGTGATATTGTGCCTCTATGCAGGCATGGATCAAATTGCAAGGTACCGTTGGTTGTTCTCATGCGGCTTTTCGATTTTGGAGGTTTCTAGGTTTTTTCAATCATATGTCGAATTCCCTATTTTGATTTCCGGCAACCCTTATCCTATCTGACCGCGTTCATTTTCATCATGTGTGGTTATGAAACTAATGGGCCTGAGGACTCGAAATTCCTTGAAACATTGATGATTAGCTGATTCTGGATATGTTTACATTTTCTTTAGGTTTTTGTCTTAAAATTTCCATCATTGTACTTATAAGTCTTGTAGAAAAGAAATTTAGTTATTCATTGCATGTCCTGCCCCTGGATGTTTTAAACATTGACAAGCCTTTATTGTTTCCAGCCACACAAATGTCATTATGGAGCTTGCCCCCCTTGTCGTTTACCTTGTGAAGAAGAATATCCATGTGGCCATAAGTGCAAACTAAGGTTTTCAATatctctcatttcattaatatttatgttaatCTCCTTTCGATACTAGatagtctttttttttgtacaacTTATTGttcttttcccttattttccaGGTGTCATGGCCCTAGACCTCCTCCTAACTCCGAATTTACATTgaaaccaaagaaaaagaagtcaaTACATCAGAGCGAGTGTATACCAGGTTCTGTATGCCCTCCTTGTCCAGAACTGGTTTGGAGGTCATGCCTTGGGCAGCACATTGGAGCAGAGAGAATGGTTAGTTTCAGTATTCTTGCcatcaattttcatttttcctatatGCATACAAATAGGATAATGGTTTCCTCTGTGTACCAGATGGTCTGCTCCAATAGAACACAGTTTTCCTGTGAAAATTTGTGTGGAAATCTTCTATCTTGCGGTAATCATTATTGTACAAAAACCTGCCATACTCTGAAGAGCCTACCTGCAACACCCATCCAGAACGAAAGAAGCGAGTCTTGTGAAGAGTGTTATCTTCCTTGCCAAAAGGTGTTTATTACACTTCTATTGCTTCCTTTCCAGTgtactttttatctttcatgtTCCTCCAGTGATTAATCTGTATCTTAGGACTCATCACTTTAAAACTCATTAGTTGCGTCCTTATTTTCAATGTCTTTATTCAGGAGAGGAAGCCCACATGTTCTCATCATTGCCCCCTGCCATGTCATCCTGGAGAATGTCCCCCATGCAAAGTGCTTGTAAAACGATCATGCCACTGTGGTGCAATGGTCCATGTTTTTGAGTGCATATACTACAATGGGTTGTCTGAAAAAGAACAGATGATTGTTCGCTCATGCGGTGGGCCTTGTCATAGgtaatttatcaatatatgctCATGCTAAGTTATTATGGAGCATgcttattttattacttaaaGTAAACGGAGCCTCAATCTAAACTCTCTAAATTCTTCCTCGTGCTCTGGTATTCTTCTTGTGGTTCTATGAAATAAAACAGAACAATGGACTTAAGAGTTGATATTGATGCTGCAGGAAGTTGCCCAATTGCACCCATCTATGTCCAGAGACATGTCATCCTGGTGAATGCCCTTCACCTCAAAAGTGCTCTAAGAAGGTAATgatttcaataaatttatagagAAGACCATGTCATTTAGCGGAACATATGGACTCTCAATTATTATGACACAATTGTAGCATTTCAACTAGCATTTGTATATTTGATTACTCTTTTCAACTGTTTCTTTTGCTAG is a window from the Juglans regia cultivar Chandler chromosome 7, Walnut 2.0, whole genome shotgun sequence genome containing:
- the LOC108991834 gene encoding phosphoinositide phospholipase C 2-like, with the translated sequence MSKQTNKQTYKICFCFRRRFPLTATEAPDEVKSLFDQYSENGAMSVDHLRRFLIEVQKESDLTVEDAQAIIDSLGHLHELRHLNIFARKCITIEAFFKYLFSDTNHPLPPARVHHDMSAPLSHYFIYTGHNSYLTGNQLSSACSDGPIRNALQRGVRVIELDIWPNSKKDNVEVLHGRTLTTPVELIKCLKSIKEHAFTASEYPVVITLEDHLTPDLQAKVAEMATQTFGDILFCPGSESLKEFPSPESLKKRIIISTKPPKEYLEAKEIKEKESDSQKGKALGDEQAWGREVSNLKGIPVANDKNDLDEDDNNEGEDLDDADPKSNQHAAPEYKRLITIHAGKPKGGLQDSFKVDPEKVRRLSLSEQQLEKAVQIHGKEIVRFTQRNILRVYPKGIRIDSSNYNPLIGWSHGAQMVAFNMQGHGRSLWLMHGMFRANGGCGYIKKPDFLLNTGPHNEVFDPNVILPVKKTLKVTVYMGEGWYHDFTHTHFDAFSPPDFYVRVGIAGVSADTIMKKTKTLEDNWVPDWNEKFEFPLTVPELALLRIEVHEYDMSEKDDFGGQTCLPVSELRSGIRAVPLHSIEGEKYKSVKLLMRFEFV
- the LOC108991793 gene encoding F-box protein At5g49610-like, with the translated sequence MESQPDDLPPDMIFEILTRLSLEDIGRCRLVSKAWNLTTYESIFMQQNCQRAKTISGCFIESWYKYCEPSPEFVSINNVSDCDPKLSLRFLPPPVKIEAATKQGILLCMNDYRTRRLRIPEYYVCKPSTKEWHQIPNPKTRYFTEKMAMLVLRSKPLRYKIVRFSQPKSPFTRYKSIWYKCYRCEIFDSETWAWKRLKDVLLPDGKFIGFEPVVSACGVLYSLMPDNEIFAFHEDTESWTTFELPFPLCKKDYFKHMKLVEYRGRLGMLCMGENFIMQLWVMEGHDMKIWSKRETISIEALRDVETHTTPAAMLSTGVALMRGYSAVVFYDVKSGRPSINVCKVGKFFDAIFPFQSDLEPVHLKKKSFTRGVGSAGGMRFPFLLFVVVLAWVFLFICSYLAYYS
- the LOC108991893 gene encoding NF-X1-type zinc finger protein NFXL2 isoform X2, translating into MTSTNDHRQQPPSDSDSDFDSDTDHGHTGSRPFRHTDLSNSIFKAYFESTNQSSPSTSDLNKIQSFLTSSSSGALSCLICLERIRPSDPTWSCSSLCFAVFHLICIQSWARQASDLAAARAAIRLSVSPELASVWNCPKCRVQYTKSQIPKIYLCFCGKLQDPPSDPWVLPHSCGEICDRPLKHNCGHRCLLLCHPGPCPSCPKLVKSVCFCGAVNDVRRCGFKKFFCNNVCSKLLDCGVHRCTETCHDGPCPPCRARGVYRCQCGKVEEAERECCERNFRCENPCGKALACGKHACGKGCHLAGECGECPLQGKRTCPCGKRVYQGMSCDVETPPLCGATCDKTLSCGLHRCHERCHRGLCIETCRIVVAKSCRCGSLKKEVPCYQDLLCERKCQRMRDCGRHACKRRCCDGDCPPCSEVCGRKLRCKNHKCPSPCHRGVCAPCPVMVTISCACGETHFEVPCGTEADQKPPRCPKPCDIVPLCRHGSNCKPHKCHYGACPPCRLPCEEEYPCGHKCKLRCHGPRPPPNSEFTLKPKKKKSIHQSECIPGSVCPPCPELVWRSCLGQHIGAERMMVCSNRTQFSCENLCGNLLSCGNHYCTKTCHTLKSLPATPIQNERSESCEECYLPCQKERKPTCSHHCPLPCHPGECPPCKVLVKRSCHCGAMVHVFECIYYNGLSEKEQMIVRSCGGPCHRTMDLRVDIDAAGSCPIAPIYVQRHVILVNALHLKSALRRFLFVVNAKP
- the LOC108991893 gene encoding NF-X1-type zinc finger protein NFXL2 isoform X1; this translates as MTSTNDHRQQPPSDSDSDFDSDTDHGHTGSRPFRHTDLSNSIFKAYFESTNQSSPSTSDLNKIQSFLTSSSSGALSCLICLERIRPSDPTWSCSSLCFAVFHLICIQSWARQASDLAAARAAIRLSVSPELASVWNCPKCRVQYTKSQIPKIYLCFCGKLQDPPSDPWVLPHSCGEICDRPLKHNCGHRCLLLCHPGPCPSCPKLVKSVCFCGAVNDVRRCGFKKFFCNNVCSKLLDCGVHRCTETCHDGPCPPCRARGVYRCQCGKVEEAERECCERNFRCENPCGKALACGKHACGKGCHLAGECGECPLQGKRTCPCGKRVYQGMSCDVETPPLCGATCDKTLSCGLHRCHERCHRGLCIETCRIVVAKSCRCGSLKKEVPCYQDLLCERKCQRMRDCGRHACKRRCCDGDCPPCSEVCGRKLRCKNHKCPSPCHRGVCAPCPVMVTISCACGETHFEVPCGTEADQKPPRCPKPCDIVPLCRHGSNCKPHKCHYGACPPCRLPCEEEYPCGHKCKLRCHGPRPPPNSEFTLKPKKKKSIHQSECIPGSVCPPCPELVWRSCLGQHIGAERMMVCSNRTQFSCENLCGNLLSCGNHYCTKTCHTLKSLPATPIQNERSESCEECYLPCQKERKPTCSHHCPLPCHPGECPPCKVLVKRSCHCGAMVHVFECIYYNGLSEKEQMIVRSCGGPCHRKLPNCTHLCPETCHPGECPSPQKCSKKIFVRCKCQTLKREWLCRDVQAAYRNAGCDPRDVLKNQYGLGLLSCNCDCKNKVQVATSELQLRKSKVVEEKEPDTEKNVRKRRKRRERIQDAEQISRLQKIAATVKWLLLFLALAVVIIAVANYGYKGLIWLSDWMNQVEEQRHRRRYTRI